A genomic stretch from Flavobacterium nitratireducens includes:
- a CDS encoding gliding motility-associated C-terminal domain-containing protein, whose translation MKTTLLKLELKQTFIFGLLLFFISITNSFAQDTFDGKYCPGPGASGDEYATGTVFSQVLRQSPSSTCQIGTIHAKVDTQNQILRLGMNIGNGGAALFRLYLDTDNNPSIGLTSDNFGGTLTIPGADYILEINSNASTFKLYSGSGSTKTELTVNNGLAALNGSATGCNSGGGSFLEFNIPFGSIGFNICNANSPGTINISKLASVSGNSENSSLCENISLTFGIPLKGSVSPDATVCSGTNSTILTATVPSGSTIVKWQSSISPFTTWTDITNTSTTYTATNLTETKLFRAVFSNAGLCSGSNIATSEAKITVTAPPSISTTKNNVSCYNGNNGQATASASGGTGPYTYSWNTNPVQTTATASNLAAGTYSVTVTDSKGCSTSAEVTITQPDAALSASISNPTNVNCYGEATGEATVSVSGGTASYSYSWNTNPVQTTATASNLAAGTYTVTVTDSKGCSTSAEVTITQPDAALSASISNPTNVNCYGEATGEATVSVSGGTASYSYSWNTNPVQTTATASNLAAGTYTVTVTDSKGCSTSAEVTITQPDAALSASISNPTNVNCYGEATGEATVSVSGGTASYSYSWNTNPVQTTATASNLAAGTYSVTVTDSKGCSTSAEVTITQPDAALSASISNPTNVNCYGEATGEATVSVSGGTASYSYSWNTNPVQTTATASNLAAGTYSVTVTDSKGCSTSAEVTITQPDAALSASISNPTNVNCYGEATGEATVSVSGGTASYSYSWNTNPVQTTATASNLAAGTYSVTVTDSKGCSTSAEVTITQPDAALSASISNPTNVNCYGEATGEATVSVSGGTASYSYSWNKNPVQTTATASNLAAGTYTVTVTDSKGCSTSAEVTITQPDAALSASISNPTNVNCYGEATGEATVSVSGGTASYSYSWNTNPVQTTATASNLAAGTYTVTVTDSKGCSTSAEVTITQPDAALSASISNPTNVNCYGEATGEATVSVSGGTASYSYSWNTNPVQTTATASNLAAGTYTVTVTDSKGCSTSAEVTITQPDAALSASISNPTNVNCYGEATGEATVSVSGGTASYSYSWNTNPVQTTATASNLAAGTYSVTVTDSKGCSTSAEVTITQPDAALSASISNPTNVNCYGEATGEATVSVSGGTASYSYSWNTNPVQTTATASNLAAGTYSVTVTDSKGCSTSAEVTITQPDAALSASISNPTNVNCYGEATGEATVSVSGGTASYSYSWNTNPVQTTATASNLAAGTYSVTVTDSKGCSTSAEVTITQPDAALSASISNPTNVNCYGEATGEATVSVSGGTASYSYSWNTNPVQTTATASNLAAGTYTVTVTDSKGCSTSAEVTITQPDAALSASISNPTNVNCYGEATGEATVSVSGGTASYSYSWNTNPVQTTATASNLAAGTYTVTVTDSKGCSTSAEVTITQPDAALSASISNPTNVNCYGEATGEATVSVSGGTASYSYSWNTNPVQTTATASNLAAGTYTVTVTDSKGCSTSAEVTITQPDAALSASISNPTNVNCYGEATGEATVSVSGGTASYSYSWNTNPVQTTATASNLAAGTYSVTVTDSKGCSTSAEVTITQPDAALSASISNPTNVNCYGEATGEATVSVSGGTASYSYSWNTNPVQTTATASNLAAGTYSVTVTDSKGCSTSAEVTITQPDAALSASISNPTNVNCYGEATGEATVSVSGGTASYSYSWNTNPVQTTATASNLAAGTYSVTVTDSKGCSTSAEVTITQPDAALSASISNPTNVNCYGEATGEATVSVSGGTASYSYSWNTNPVQTTATASNLAAGTYSVTVTDSKGCSTSAEVTITQPDAALSASISNPTNVNCYGEATGEATVSVSGGTASYSYSWNTNPVQTTATASNLAAGTYSVTVTDSKGCSTSAEVTITQPDAALSASISNPTNVNCYGEATGEATVSVSGGTASYSYSWNTNPVQTTATASNLAAGTYTVTVTDSKGCSTSAEVTITQPDAALSASISNPTNVNCYGEATGEATVSVSGGTASYSYSWNTNPVQTTATASNLAAGTYSVTVTDSKGCSTSAEVTITQPDAALSASISNPTNVNCYGEATGEATVSVSGGTASYSYSWNTNPVQTTATASNLAAGTYTVTVTDSKGCSTSAEVTITQPDAALSASISNPTNVNCYGEATGEATVSVSGGTASYSYSWNTNPVQTTATASNLAAGTYTVTVTDSKGCSTSAEVTITQPDAALSASISNPTNVNCYGEATGEATVSVSGGTASYSYSWNTNPVQTTATASNLAAGTYTVTVTDSKGCSTSAEVTITQPDAALSASISNPTNVNCYGEATGEATVSVSGGTASYSYSWNTNPVQTTATASNLAAGTYTVTVTDSKGCSTSAEVTITQPDAALSASISNPTNVNCYGEATGEATVSVSGGTASYSYSWNTNPVQTTATASNLAAGTYSVTVTDSKGCSTSAEVTITQPDAALSASISNTTNVNCYGEATGEATVSVSGGTASYSYSYSWNTNPVQTTATASNLAAGTYTVTVTDSKGCSTSAEVTITQPDAALSASISNPTNVNCYGEATGEATVSVSGGTASYSYSWNTNPVQTTATASNLAAGTYTVTVTDSKGCKTTIDVTISEPENALSATASNQVNVSCKGGNDGSVVITPAGGTAGYTITPAQTGLTAGVHTFTVTDAKGCSTTIDVTISEPENALALATSSKTDASCNGSSTGSVTAGTVTNAVGTVTYSWKNAANTEVGTTATVNNLPAGTYTLTVTDNCSSQSNSVTIGQPANPLDLAASSKTDATCYGDSSGSVTAGAVTNAVGTVTYSWKNASNSVVGTTATVNNLPAGTYTLTVTDNCSSQSNSVTIGQPAAIEPINIEAVCNTDRTEIINLNGYLPSGTPLNGTWIDDNTNTLNNNEFKPFNVPTGSYTFEYQVTVGECPLSYFVTIPVTDLDCGLVLGCGTILVHNAFTPNGDGTNEVFKIDNLEDTICYPENTVEIYNRWGVLVYETKGYNNSDKSFKGFSEGRVTIDKSAGLPTGTYFYILNYTSVGLQGELIPNKQQGYLYLTR comes from the coding sequence ATGAAAACAACTTTACTCAAACTAGAATTAAAGCAAACTTTCATATTTGGCTTACTACTATTCTTTATTAGTATTACCAATAGTTTTGCTCAGGACACCTTTGATGGTAAATACTGTCCTGGACCAGGTGCTTCTGGAGATGAATATGCAACAGGCACAGTCTTTAGTCAGGTCTTAAGACAAAGTCCCTCCTCAACATGTCAAATAGGAACAATTCATGCCAAAGTCGATACTCAAAATCAAATATTGAGATTAGGAATGAATATAGGTAATGGAGGTGCTGCGCTTTTTAGACTATATTTAGATACTGATAACAATCCTTCAATAGGTTTGACTTCTGACAATTTTGGTGGAACACTAACTATTCCAGGAGCAGACTATATTTTAGAAATTAATTCTAATGCATCTACTTTCAAATTATATTCCGGAAGTGGAAGTACTAAAACAGAGCTAACTGTAAATAATGGTTTAGCTGCGCTAAATGGAAGCGCCACGGGTTGTAATAGTGGTGGTGGATCGTTTTTAGAATTCAATATTCCTTTTGGAAGTATTGGATTTAATATCTGTAATGCAAACAGCCCAGGAACTATCAATATTTCAAAATTAGCATCTGTTAGTGGTAATTCAGAAAACTCAAGTTTATGTGAAAACATATCTCTTACTTTTGGAATTCCATTAAAAGGATCTGTCAGTCCAGATGCAACGGTATGTTCAGGAACTAATAGCACAATTTTAACTGCCACAGTTCCATCTGGTTCAACTATCGTAAAATGGCAATCTTCCATAAGCCCATTCACCACATGGACTGATATAACTAACACTTCTACAACTTATACAGCAACCAACCTAACTGAAACTAAATTATTCAGAGCTGTATTCTCAAATGCCGGTTTGTGTAGTGGAAGCAATATTGCAACATCTGAAGCAAAAATAACTGTTACCGCTCCTCCGAGTATATCTACAACCAAAAATAACGTTTCATGTTACAATGGCAATAATGGACAAGCTACAGCTTCAGCTAGTGGAGGAACTGGTCCTTATACTTATTCCTGGAATACAAACCCTGTACAAACTACGGCAACTGCATCTAATCTTGCTGCAGGTACTTATTCTGTGACTGTAACTGATTCTAAAGGTTGCTCTACTTCTGCTGAAGTTACTATCACACAACCTGATGCAGCCTTAAGTGCTAGTATTTCTAATCCAACTAATGTAAATTGTTATGGTGAAGCTACTGGTGAGGCTACTGTAAGTGTTTCTGGTGGTACAGCTTCTTACTCTTACTCTTGGAATACAAACCCTGTACAAACTACGGCAACTGCATCTAATCTTGCTGCAGGTACTTATACTGTGACTGTAACTGATTCTAAAGGTTGCTCTACTTCTGCTGAAGTTACTATCACACAACCTGATGCAGCCTTAAGTGCTAGTATTTCTAATCCAACTAATGTAAATTGTTATGGTGAAGCTACTGGTGAGGCTACTGTAAGTGTTTCTGGTGGTACAGCTTCTTACTCTTACTCTTGGAATACAAACCCTGTACAAACTACGGCAACTGCATCTAATCTTGCTGCAGGTACTTATACTGTGACTGTAACTGATTCTAAAGGTTGCTCTACTTCTGCTGAAGTTACTATTACACAACCTGATGCAGCCTTAAGTGCTAGTATTTCTAATCCAACTAATGTAAATTGTTATGGTGAAGCTACTGGTGAGGCTACTGTAAGTGTTTCTGGTGGTACAGCTTCTTACTCTTACTCTTGGAATACAAACCCTGTACAAACTACGGCAACTGCATCTAATCTTGCTGCAGGTACTTATTCTGTGACTGTAACTGATTCTAAAGGTTGCTCTACTTCTGCTGAAGTTACTATTACACAACCTGATGCAGCCTTAAGTGCTAGTATTTCTAATCCAACTAATGTAAATTGTTATGGTGAAGCTACTGGTGAGGCTACTGTAAGTGTTTCTGGTGGTACAGCTTCTTACTCTTACTCTTGGAATACAAACCCTGTACAAACTACGGCAACTGCATCTAATCTTGCTGCAGGTACTTATTCTGTGACTGTAACTGATTCTAAAGGTTGCTCTACTTCTGCTGAAGTTACTATTACACAACCTGATGCAGCCTTAAGTGCTAGTATTTCTAATCCAACTAATGTAAATTGTTATGGTGAAGCTACTGGTGAGGCTACTGTAAGTGTTTCTGGTGGTACAGCTTCTTACTCTTACTCTTGGAATACAAACCCTGTACAAACTACAGCAACTGCATCTAATCTTGCTGCAGGTACTTATTCTGTGACTGTAACTGATTCTAAAGGTTGCTCTACTTCTGCTGAAGTTACTATCACACAACCTGATGCAGCCTTAAGTGCTAGTATTTCTAATCCAACTAATGTAAATTGTTATGGTGAAGCTACTGGTGAGGCTACTGTAAGTGTTTCTGGTGGTACAGCTTCTTACTCTTACTCTTGGAATAAAAACCCTGTACAAACTACAGCAACTGCATCTAATCTTGCTGCAGGTACTTATACTGTGACTGTAACTGATTCTAAAGGTTGCTCTACTTCTGCTGAAGTTACTATTACACAACCTGATGCAGCCTTAAGTGCTAGTATTTCTAATCCAACTAATGTAAATTGTTATGGTGAAGCTACTGGTGAGGCTACTGTAAGTGTTTCTGGTGGTACAGCTTCTTACTCTTACTCTTGGAATACAAACCCTGTACAAACTACAGCAACTGCATCTAATCTTGCTGCAGGTACTTATACTGTGACTGTAACTGATTCTAAAGGTTGCTCTACTTCTGCTGAAGTTACTATCACACAACCTGATGCAGCCTTAAGTGCTAGTATTTCTAATCCAACTAATGTAAATTGTTATGGTGAAGCTACTGGTGAGGCTACTGTAAGTGTTTCTGGTGGTACAGCTTCTTACTCTTACTCTTGGAATACAAACCCTGTACAAACTACGGCAACTGCATCTAATCTTGCTGCAGGTACTTATACTGTGACTGTAACTGATTCTAAAGGTTGCTCTACTTCTGCTGAAGTTACTATTACACAACCTGATGCAGCCTTAAGTGCTAGTATTTCTAATCCAACTAATGTAAATTGTTATGGTGAAGCTACTGGTGAGGCTACTGTAAGTGTTTCTGGTGGTACAGCTTCTTACTCTTACTCTTGGAATACAAACCCTGTACAAACTACGGCAACTGCATCTAATCTTGCTGCAGGTACTTATTCTGTGACTGTAACTGATTCTAAAGGTTGCTCTACTTCTGCTGAAGTTACTATTACACAACCTGATGCAGCCTTAAGTGCTAGTATTTCTAATCCAACTAATGTAAATTGTTATGGTGAAGCTACTGGTGAGGCTACTGTAAGTGTTTCTGGTGGTACAGCTTCTTACTCTTACTCTTGGAATACAAACCCTGTACAAACTACGGCAACTGCATCTAATCTTGCTGCAGGTACTTATTCTGTGACTGTAACTGATTCTAAAGGTTGCTCTACTTCTGCTGAAGTTACTATTACACAACCTGATGCAGCCTTAAGTGCTAGTATTTCTAATCCAACTAATGTAAATTGTTATGGTGAAGCTACTGGTGAGGCTACTGTAAGTGTTTCTGGTGGTACAGCTTCTTACTCTTACTCTTGGAATACAAACCCTGTACAAACTACAGCAACTGCATCTAATCTTGCTGCAGGTACTTATTCTGTGACTGTAACTGATTCTAAAGGTTGCTCTACTTCTGCTGAAGTTACTATCACACAACCTGATGCAGCCTTAAGTGCTAGTATTTCTAATCCAACTAATGTAAATTGTTATGGTGAAGCTACTGGTGAGGCTACTGTAAGTGTTTCTGGTGGTACAGCTTCTTACTCTTACTCTTGGAATACAAACCCTGTACAAACTACAGCAACTGCATCTAATCTTGCTGCAGGTACTTATACTGTGACTGTAACTGATTCTAAAGGTTGCTCTACTTCTGCTGAAGTTACTATTACACAACCTGATGCAGCCTTAAGTGCTAGTATTTCTAATCCAACTAATGTAAATTGTTATGGTGAAGCTACTGGTGAGGCTACTGTAAGTGTTTCTGGTGGTACAGCTTCTTACTCTTACTCTTGGAATACAAACCCTGTACAAACTACAGCAACTGCATCTAATCTTGCTGCAGGTACTTATACTGTGACTGTAACTGATTCTAAAGGTTGCTCTACTTCTGCTGAAGTTACTATCACACAACCTGATGCAGCCTTAAGTGCTAGTATTTCTAATCCAACTAATGTAAATTGTTATGGTGAAGCTACTGGTGAGGCTACTGTAAGTGTTTCTGGTGGTACAGCTTCTTACTCTTACTCTTGGAATACAAACCCTGTACAAACTACGGCAACTGCATCTAATCTTGCTGCAGGTACTTATACTGTGACTGTAACTGATTCTAAAGGTTGCTCTACTTCTGCTGAAGTTACTATCACACAACCTGATGCAGCCTTAAGTGCTAGTATTTCTAATCCAACTAATGTAAATTGTTATGGTGAAGCTACTGGTGAGGCTACTGTAAGTGTTTCTGGTGGTACAGCTTCTTACTCTTACTCTTGGAATACAAACCCTGTACAAACTACGGCAACTGCATCTAATCTTGCTGCAGGTACTTATTCTGTGACTGTAACTGATTCTAAAGGTTGCTCTACTTCTGCTGAAGTTACTATCACACAACCTGATGCAGCCTTAAGTGCTAGTATTTCTAATCCAACTAATGTAAATTGTTATGGTGAAGCTACTGGTGAGGCTACTGTAAGTGTTTCTGGTGGTACAGCTTCTTACTCTTACTCTTGGAATACAAACCCTGTACAAACTACGGCAACTGCATCTAATCTTGCTGCAGGTACTTATTCTGTGACTGTAACTGATTCTAAAGGTTGCTCTACTTCTGCTGAAGTTACTATCACACAACCTGATGCAGCCTTAAGTGCTAGTATTTCTAATCCAACTAATGTAAATTGTTATGGTGAAGCTACTGGTGAGGCTACTGTAAGTGTTTCTGGTGGTACAGCTTCTTACTCTTACTCTTGGAATACAAACCCTGTACAAACTACAGCAACTGCATCTAATCTTGCTGCAGGTACTTATTCTGTGACTGTAACTGATTCTAAAGGTTGCTCTACTTCTGCTGAAGTTACTATCACACAACCTGATGCAGCCTTAAGTGCTAGTATTTCTAATCCAACTAATGTAAATTGTTATGGTGAAGCTACTGGTGAGGCTACTGTAAGTGTTTCTGGTGGTACAGCTTCTTACTCTTACTCTTGGAATACAAACCCTGTACAAACTACAGCAACTGCATCTAATCTTGCTGCAGGTACTTATTCTGTGACTGTAACTGATTCTAAAGGTTGCTCTACTTCTGCTGAAGTTACTATTACACAACCTGATGCAGCCTTAAGTGCTAGTATTTCTAATCCAACTAATGTAAATTGTTATGGTGAAGCTACTGGTGAGGCTACTGTAAGTGTTTCTGGTGGTACAGCTTCTTACTCTTACTCTTGGAATACAAACCCTGTACAAACTACAGCAACTGCATCTAATCTTGCTGCAGGTACTTATTCTGTGACTGTAACTGATTCTAAAGGTTGCTCTACTTCTGCTGAAGTTACTATCACACAACCTGATGCAGCCTTAAGTGCTAGTATTTCTAATCCAACTAATGTAAATTGTTATGGTGAAGCTACTGGTGAGGCTACTGTAAGTGTTTCTGGTGGTACAGCTTCTTACTCTTACTCTTGGAATACAAACCCTGTACAAACTACAGCAACTGCATCTAATCTTGCTGCAGGTACTTATACTGTGACTGTAACTGATTCTAAAGGTTGCTCTACTTCTGCTGAAGTTACTATTACACAACCTGATGCAGCCTTAAGTGCTAGTATTTCTAATCCAACTAATGTAAATTGTTATGGTGAAGCTACTGGTGAGGCTACTGTAAGTGTTTCTGGTGGTACAGCTTCTTACTCTTACTCTTGGAATACAAACCCTGTACAAACTACAGCAACTGCATCTAATCTTGCTGCAGGTACTTATTCTGTGACTGTAACTGATTCTAAAGGTTGCTCTACTTCTGCTGAAGTTACTATCACACAACCTGATGCAGCCTTAAGTGCTAGTATTTCTAATCCAACTAATGTAAATTGTTATGGTGAAGCTACTGGTGAGGCTACTGTAAGTGTTTCTGGTGGTACAGCTTCTTACTCTTACTCTTGGAATACAAACCCTGTACAAACTACGGCAACTGCATCTAATCTTGCTGCAGGTACTTATACTGTGACTGTAACTGATTCTAAAGGTTGCTCTACTTCTGCTGAAGTTACTATCACACAACCTGATGCAGCCTTAAGTGCTAGTATTTCTAATCCAACTAATGTAAATTGTTATGGTGAAGCTACTGGTGAGGCTACTGTAAGTGTTTCTGGTGGTACAGCTTCTTACTCTTACTCTTGGAATACAAACCCTGTACAAACTACGGCAACTGCATCTAATCTTGCTGCAGGTACTTATACTGTGACTGTAACTGATTCTAAAGGTTGCTCTACTTCTGCTGAAGTTACTATCACACAACCTGATGCAGCCTTAAGTGCTAGTATTTCTAATCCAACTAATGTAAATTGTTATGGTGAAGCTACTGGTGAGGCTACTGTAAGTGTTTCTGGTGGTACAGCTTCTTACTCTTACTCTTGGAATACAAACCCTGTACAAACTACGGCAACTGCATCTAATCTTGCTGCAGGTACTTATACTGTGACTGTAACTGATTCTAAAGGTTGCTCTACTTCTGCTGAAGTTACTATCACACAACCTGATGCAGCCTTAAGTGCTAGTATTTCTAATCCAACTAATGTAAATTGTTATGGTGAAGCTACTGGTGAGGCTACTGTAAGTGTTTCTGGTGGTACAGCTTCTTACTCTTACTCTTGGAATACAAACCCTGTACAAACTACGGCAACTGCATCTAATCTTGCTGCAGGTACTTATACTGTGACTGTAACTGATTCTAAAGGTTGCTCTACTTCTGCTGAAGTTACTATTACACAACCTGATGCAGCCTTAAGTGCTAGTATTTCTAATCCAACTAATGTAAATTGTTATGGTGAAGCTACTGGTGAGGCTACTGTAAGTGTTTCTGGTGGTACAGCTTCTTACTCTTACTCTTGGAATACAAACCCTGTACAAACTACGGCAACTGCATCTAATCTTGCTGCAGGTACTTATTCTGTGACTGTAACTGATTCTAAAGGTTGCTCTACTTCTGCTGAAGTTACTATCACACAACCTGATGCAGCCTTAAGTGCTAGTATTTCTAATACAACTAATGTAAATTGTTATGGTGAAGCTACTGGTGAGGCTACTGTAAGTGTTTCTGGTGGTACAGCTTCTTACTCTTACTCTTACTCTTGGAATACAAACCCTGTACAAACTACGGCAACTGCATCTAATCTTGCTGCAGGTACTTATACTGTGACTGTAACTGATTCTAAAGGTTGCTCTACTTCTGCTGAAGTTACTATCACACAACCTGATGCAGCCTTAAGTGCTAGTATTTCTAATCCAACTAATGTAAATTGTTATGGTGAAGCTACTGGTGAGGCTACTGTAAGTGTTTCTGGTGGTACAGCTTCTTACTCTTACTCTTGGAATACAAACCCTGTACAAACTACGGCAACTGCATCTAATCTTGCTGCAGGTACTTATACTGTGACTGTAACTGATTCTAAAGGTTGTAAAACAACTATCGATGTAACAATCTCTGAACCTGAAAATGCTTTATCAGCTACGGCTTCTAACCAAGTAAATGTGTCTTGTAAAGGTGGTAACGATGGTTCGGTTGTAATTACTCCTGCTGGGGGAACTGCTGGATATACAATCACTCCTGCTCAAACTGGTTTAACAGCTGGTGTACATACTTTCACTGTTACTGATGCTAAAGGTTGTTCGACAACTATCGATGTAACAATCTCTGAACCTGAAAATGCTTTAGCATTAGCTACATCTTCTAAAACAGATGCTTCTTGTAATGGATCAAGCACTGGTTCGGTAACTGCTGGTACAGTAACTAATGCTGTAGGAACGGTAACTTACTCTTGGAAAAACGCTGCTAATACGGAAGTTGGAACTACGGCAACAGTAAACAACCTTCCTGCTGGAACTTACACCCTTACTGTTACTGATAATTGTTCTTCTCAATCTAATTCGGTTACTATTGGACAACCTGCTAATCCATTAGACTTAGCTGCTTCTTCTAAAACAGATGCAACATGTTATGGTGATAGTTCAGGCTCGGTAACTGCTGGTGCGGTAACTAACGCTGTAGGAACGGTAACTTACTCTTGGAAAAATGCTTCAAATTCTGTTGTAGGAACTACGGCAACAGTAAATAATCTTCCTGCTGGAACGTATACCCTTACTGTTACAGATAATTGTTCTTCTCAATCTAATTCAGTTACTATTGGACAACCTGCAGCAATAGAACCTATAAATATAGAAGCTGTTTGTAACACGGATCGTACTGAAATTATTAATTTAAATGGTTATCTTCCATCAGGCACTCCATTAAATGGAACTTGGATAGATGATAATACAAACACATTAAACAATAATGAATTTAAACCGTTTAATGTTCCAACAGGAAGCTACACATTTGAATATCAAGTAACAGTTGGTGAGTGTCCTTTAAGTTATTTTGTGACAATTCCTGTTACTGATTTAGATTGTGGTTTAGTATTAGGTTGTGGAACTATTCTAGTTCACAATGCTTTCACTCCAAATGGAGACGGAACTAATGAAGTATTCAAAATTGACAATCTTGAAGATACTATTTGTTATCCAGAAAACACAGTTGAAATCTATAATAGATGGGGAGTATTAGTTTATGAAACCAAAGGTTACAATAATTCAGACAAGTCATTCAAAGGATTCTCTGAAGGAAGAGTAACTATTGATAAATCTGCAGGTTTACCTACAGGTACTTACTTCTATATCTTGAATTATACATCTGTTGGTTTACAAGGTGAATTAATTCCTAATAAACAACAAGGATATTTATACCTAACTAGATAA
- a CDS encoding PorP/SprF family type IX secretion system membrane protein, with protein sequence MKTKILLIGLMFTAMVSYAQQDAQFTQYMYNTINVNPAYAGSRGAMSIFALHRTQWVGLDGAPTTNTVSINTPFNNSRLGLGVSIINDRIGPTTENNLATDLSYTIPTSETMKLSFGVKASINLFDLNTSKLNPAQQDPLLLGYNNAISPNIGAGIYLHSDKAYVGLSVPNFIESNRYDDNDKKVYKEKMNYYFIAGYVFDLSYNLKFKPALLTKMAQGAPLQVDVSGNFMINDKFTLGLAYRWSASASAMAGFQVSDALFIGYGYDLETTKLDNYNSGSHEVFLRYDIFRKNNKITTPRFF encoded by the coding sequence ATGAAAACAAAAATTCTACTAATCGGTTTGATGTTTACAGCTATGGTAAGTTATGCACAACAAGATGCACAGTTTACACAATATATGTACAACACAATAAATGTAAATCCTGCTTACGCTGGTTCCAGAGGAGCAATGAGTATATTTGCCTTACATCGTACACAATGGGTTGGATTAGATGGTGCACCTACTACAAATACTGTTTCTATAAACACTCCTTTTAACAATAGTAGATTAGGCTTAGGAGTTTCAATTATCAATGATAGAATTGGACCTACAACAGAAAACAATCTTGCAACAGATCTCTCCTACACCATCCCTACTTCTGAAACAATGAAACTTTCTTTTGGTGTTAAAGCTTCTATTAATTTATTTGACTTAAATACAAGTAAGTTAAACCCAGCTCAACAAGATCCGCTTTTACTAGGATACAACAATGCTATATCACCAAATATCGGAGCAGGTATTTACCTTCACTCAGACAAAGCTTATGTTGGATTATCTGTACCAAACTTTATAGAATCTAATCGTTATGATGATAATGACAAAAAAGTTTATAAAGAAAAAATGAATTACTATTTTATTGCGGGTTATGTTTTTGACTTAAGTTATAACCTAAAATTCAAACCTGCTTTATTAACTAAAATGGCTCAGGGTGCTCCACTACAAGTAGACGTTTCCGGAAACTTTATGATCAATGATAAATTTACTCTGGGACTTGCCTATCGTTGGAGTGCTTCAGCGAGTGCTATGGCTGGCTTTCAAGTATCAGACGCATTGTTCATAGGATACGGATATGATTTAGAAACAACAAAATTGGATAATTATAACTCAGGATCACATGAGGTATTCTTGAGATATGACATTTTCAGAAAAAACAATAAAATAACAACTCCAAGATTCTTCTAA
- a CDS encoding DUF2238 domain-containing protein, with protein MKSINLMLLTFIGFFSWSIINPKEGFTCFLEIIPAIIGFAILLATYNKFRFTNFTYFLILIHCIILFIGGHYTYAEVPFFDTIKETFHQSRNNYDKVGHFAQGFIPAMIIRELFIRKKVIANKQFFNFIIVCICLAISAAYEWIEWFVSLATGEGGDAFLGTQGDVWDTQSDMLFATIGAVLALILLSKTQDKYLQKL; from the coding sequence ATGAAGTCAATAAATTTAATGCTCCTCACCTTTATAGGATTCTTTTCCTGGTCAATAATCAATCCTAAAGAAGGTTTTACCTGTTTTCTAGAAATCATTCCTGCAATCATTGGATTTGCAATCTTACTCGCAACATATAATAAATTTAGATTTACTAATTTTACTTACTTTCTAATTCTTATTCATTGTATAATCTTATTTATTGGCGGACATTATACCTATGCCGAAGTACCATTTTTTGACACAATTAAAGAAACATTTCATCAAAGTAGAAACAATTATGACAAAGTAGGTCATTTTGCTCAGGGCTTTATTCCTGCCATGATTATAAGGGAGTTATTTATAAGAAAAAAAGTAATTGCTAATAAACAGTTTTTTAATTTCATCATCGTTTGTATTTGTCTTGCTATTAGCGCTGCTTACGAATGGATTGAATGGTTTGTTTCTTTAGCAACTGGAGAAGGTGGTGATGCCTTTTTAGGAACACAAGGCGATGTTTGGGACACGCAATCGGATATGTTGTTTGCTACAATAGGAGCTGTTTTAGCTTTAATTCTATTATCTAAAACACAGGATAAGTATTTACAAAAATTATAA